The genomic DNA tggaTGGTGGGGATGGTGGAGCGTCACGTTGTTGTTTGGGGATGGTGGAGCGTCATGTTGTTGTTTAGGGATGGTGGAGCGTCATGTTGTTGTTTAGGGATGGTGGAGCgtcatgttgttgtttgtggaTGTTGGGGATGGTGGAGCTTGATGTTGTTTGGGGATGGTGGAGTGTCACGTTGTTGTTTGGGGATGGTGGAgcttgatgttgttgtttggggATGTTGGGGATGGTGGAGcgtcatgttgttgtttggggAAGGTGGAGCGTCATGTTGTTGTTTCAGGAAGGTGGAGggtcatgttgttgtttggggATGGTGGAGcgtcatgttgttgtttggggATGGTGGAGCGTCATCAGAAGccctatttattatttattattcctCTGCTTAGGTGATGGAGCGGAACCTGCtgctgtttgtggtgtttgtgagtCAGGAGGAGTTTCAGAGCAACcccatagtgtgtgtgcagttctaTCTGTGGAACATTGCACAACTGCTCAGGTCTGTTGTCTTCTtgttagacagtgtgtgtgtgtgtgtgtgtgtgtgtgtgtgtgtgtgtgaaactggcgtaaaatgtgtgtgtgtgtgtgagcctggtgtaaagtgtgtgtgtgtaagactggtgtaaagtgtgtgtgtgtgtaagactggtgttaaggtgtgtgtgtgtgtgtgtgtgtgtgtgtgtatgtatgtatgtgtgtgtttggcgggtgtaaagtgtgtgtctgtgtgtgtctgactggtgtttaagtgtgtgtgtttgaagtatgtgtgtttgtgagaccggtgtaaagtgtgtgtgtatctcttctGCAGGTATCCCCATACTCTGTTGTGTTTGGTCAGCAGCACCCTCTCTGCTAACACACTGTGGGCGCATCACACCTTCAGCATCCCCGTGTACGTGCTGTCAGTGCTGACTGAgggtaaggcacacacacacacacacacacacacacacaccttcagcatCCCTCTGTGCGTGCTGTCAGTGCTGACTGAgggtaaggcacacacacacacacacacacacacacacacacacacatacatatacacaaacacacacaccttcagcatCCCCGTGTACGTGCTGTCAGTGCTGACTGAGGGTaaggcacatatacacacacacacacacacacacacacacaaacacactcacacattctgcATCCCTGTGTACGTGCTGTCAGTGCTGACTGAgggtaaggcacacacacacacatatacacaaacacacacacacacacacacacattctgcattCCTGTGTACGTGCTGTCAGTGCTGACTAAgggtaaggcacacacacacacacacatacatattcagcaaacacatgcagactTGAGGCTGAGATGACTCACTCCGATTACAGCTGTGCTGAAGCACAAAAACAACCCGAAACTCAGATAGTCATCATACTCAAAGACAGATGAGTGTATAAGCATGCACattcgtgtgtgtatgcaccatACACATACTtgaagatgtgagtgtgtgtgtgtgtgtgcaccatacAGATGcttgaagatgtgtgtgtaccataCACATGCTtgaagatgtgtgtttgtgtgtgtgtgtgtgtgttggggggggggggtggtggtggtgagtgcATCATACACTTGCTTGCagatttgcgtgtgtgtgtttgttggcagATCAGATCTGTGTTTTGCAGTCCTGTGGTGTAAGGATGTTGACACAAATAGGATTACACACATCaggcagagtgagaaagacaggatagagagacgagaagagaggaagagaggagggaaaagacagaagagaaaagacaggacagagagaagaaaagatcaTAAGGTGATCTTGTTTCAGTCTGTAAACTGTTGATTCTCTTGTGGTTCTTGgccaccggcacacacacacacacacacacacacacacactgttcggAAAACTATCTACAGGGAGGAAACCAATGTTTAAGCAATCAGGAAATGAGAAAGACTAggggcatatactgtatgtatctgtgtgtgtgtgtgtgcctgtgtgtgtgcatgggtgtgttgGTATGTGCGTGAGGAAGTGGGGTTAAAAGAACACACTCTGGTgctgactcgtgtgtgtgtgtgagagtgggagcTCTGGTGGCAGAtagcacagtgagtgtgtgttaatggtagCTACCACCACTGGCAGAGGGTCCGAGGGAAGTGTGTGACTAATACAGCTAACCATATGGTCTTCTGGGCTTGGAAGATAAGGAAGATAAAGGCATTTCCTCTGCTACTTCTGTTACTCATAAAGCATGGCATACCCATATGAGGCGTACTTCTGTTAGCATAGCATACCCATATAAAGCCTACTTCTGTTAGCATGGCATACCCATATAAAGCCTACTTCGGTTAGCATAGCATACCCATATGAGGCGTACTTCTGTTAGCATGGCATACCCATATAAAGCCTACTTTtgttagcatagcatactcaTAAAAAGTCTACTTCTGTTAGCATAGCATACCCATATAAAGCCTCTGGTCTTCCCCCTCTCTAAAGCCGTCTAAGGTTTTGAATAGTGTGATGGCTTCACAATGCAGTGTGATTGGTCAGTCACACTAATGATTCGGACACATACAGCATCTCTGTAGTTCGACCAAAAGTCCAAAACAGTAATAAAATGGCAAATGATCCACTGTCATAACCACTATAGTAATCACTACACGTAATTCGGTCTTTTTAATCTCCATGACATAACTGGTCCTTTTCACAATCTTGAATGGCAGGGATCAGTATTTGGCAGGGGCTACTGTATGTTAAATTCATATTCTGCTGTCCTGGTTCTTCACTGCGTGTGCCTCAGGGCTCAGTATTTGGCAGGTGCTAGTGTATGTTATATTTATATTCTGCTGTTCTGTTTCTTCTCTGCGTGTGCCTCAGGGATCAGTATCTGGCAGGCGCTGCCGTACTTTGAGAACGGCATGTACTCCATCCAGCTGACCGCTCCTGTGCAGGTGTTCATCCACTTCCCCTACGTCCTCATGGCCTACCTGCCTCTGCTGGCCGCAGGTGAGTCCCAGGAGCTGCCCAGTCTCCTCCACGTCTGGGCCGGGTCTGGGCTCACAGCCAGCTGCCGTCTCCAACTCTGTTATGCTTGTTATTTGCACATGTGTGATTAGTTCCTGTCCTATaggcaccagtgtgtgtgatttagttcCTGTCCTATAGGCTCCAGTGTGAGTGATTGCCCCCTTGTGTGAGTGCTTCTGTTTTGTCAGGTAAAGTGTTTGCCAGGGGCTCTGtcacatgttctgtgtgtgtgtgtgtgtgtgtgtgtgtgtgtgtgtgtgtgtgtgtgtcttcagctgCCATGGTGACGGTGTGGCTTCTGCTGAAGGAGAGGAAACAGCAACTGGACTGCTGGAACAAGAAGCTCaagaggaagtgacatcactgcAGCGActtctctgacctctgacctcatctGACTTCCTCTGAGGGGTCTCTGAAGGACAAGTGGACTGGATGGATGTGAAGGGAGGAACTGCTCTGAAGTAACCGTCTCCGTGGAGACCATTGTTGACCTGGCATAGCACTGGATTAGTGCGCTAGCTaggcagacattttttttatgacaaGCCCATGCTCTTTgcgttttatgtgtgtgtatgtgtgtgtgcatgtctgtgtgcatgtttgtttgtgtgtgtgtgtgtgtgtatgcgtgcatgcgtgtctgtgtgaatgtgtgcatgtttgtgtgtgtactatatcCCCactcctcatcccctctctgAAACTACTGATGGGTCAAGCCCCACCCACTGCCCCTGTACTGCCCCAGAGGCTATAAATCAGATATCGGCAATGCAGCATTATTCAGTTCATGAGCTTCTGGCATTATTCACAGCATTGGATGTTCAGCACTGGCCCCCCACTGTGAAGAGACAGGGTAGTAAGAGCATTTCCAGTCTGTGACTGTGTATTATTGGCTTTCACAACACCTCAATTTgacctaagagtgtgtgtgtgtgtgtgtgtgtgtgtgtgtgtgtaattcgaTCCACCAAGGTAGATTCTGAGGTATTATAATAATCGGTTCCTCCTAAATGAAGAGGATGTGGCTCTGTCAGCCAAGTGCCGCAGCAGAGGAGTGGCTGCTGACAGACTTGGTGGTTTAGTGGTAAGGTGCAGGTAAGGGGAGGGAGGGCCATGTAGTCAAGGTACAGGTATAGGGTTCAAATCTCCCCTGATATGAGGAAGTTTCATCTTACAATGTAGGAATTGTTGCAATCTCTGAACAAAAGTAGTAGAAATATAAAAACCTAATATTTCCAGGTATCGTATATAGTTTTTGGTGCTTGAGAAGAAGCTGTATTGGCTGTATCGGGTTGAGTTGGTGTGACAGAGTCAGTGGTGCGTGGCAGTGTAGCGAGAGCCAACTGTGAGAGGTACAGGGTTCGAATCCCCTGTGACATGATGGAGTGTCACGGCCTCAATGTAGGAACAGGTGTAATCTCTGAACAACTAGGTTACTTCTGCTTTACAATACTAGAGACCAAGTCGGACGGCCTGAAAAAGGGCAACACCACCTGTGTTCATCTCTCGTTTTTTTCGGGGGGccaagtgtgtgttagtggtccTTCTAATGAAGAAGCTTCAGCAGGATGTGTGGCTCAGGGGAATCATCACAGTCTCTCATGACGGAGGTGTTGGGCTCAAACCCCTCCAGTGAAGGCTGTTCTTCTGTAACTCCCTGTGGCccattatgattttttttaatattagtCCCATGCACCCTGATACAGTATTACCCACTGTATTCCCCACAGTATGTTTCTGTCTCTGAGTGGCAACACTGTTCTGGTGGTGATAAGTACTCATCCTTAGGAAAgtctgtgtgggtatgtgtgtgtgtgtgtgtgtgtatatgggtgttgTGGTTTTCCATACTGTATTGGTATTCTGCATCTGTATGTAAGTGGCTTTCTTCAAAGTACATCATTTCAAAAAGACAAATGGATTGTGTTTGAGAAATGTATTATATTTCATGCTTTCAATTAAAAGATCACAAAATATTTAGAGTTTGCATGGGTCAATGGGTTAAATCatctacctctgtgtgtgtgtgtgtatgtgtgtgagtgtgttaatggtTATTAAGAAAGGCCAGATCCAAAGCAGGcttatatatctctctctctcacacacacacacacacacgcactcactcactcacacgcgcacttacacacacacacttagacacacacagtctgcccaAGAGTTTTACAGGCATTATTTTATTCTTGTGTCAGTCACACATAGGCCAAAGGGAATGCTCAGGGCACAACATACATTTAGCACAGAGTCCAAGTCCTCATGGGCCTAGAAAGCTTTGGTTTaggccatctgtgtgtgtgtgggtgtggaatGACACTGGTGTGGTAAAggcctcgctgtgtgtgtgtgtgtgtgtgtgtgtgtgtgtgtgtgtgtgtgtgatgacatcgGGGTGGTATGGGCCGGAGGGCAGAGAGCTGCAGGACCGTGCTTAGCTTCTTCATTGGCTCCACAGGTCAGTACTGAGCCCACAGAACACATTCGTGGCTCGGCGTAAGGTTCAGCAGCATCAGGGACAGACCGATGATGGGTTTGTTCACAGCCAAAACCGCAGCACGAAGAAGTGAAGACTCACGGCAAAGGCTAAGCAAGCTGGACGGCaagtaagaggtgtgtgtgtgtgtctcctgcagaACATCAGCCATATAAGGATACAACTACTTTGTGTGTTGTAAGCGTATgaagttgatgtgtgtgtgtgtgtgtgtgtgtgtgtcaccagccGTATGCTCTGGTCCATACACCCTTCTTCTTGAACTCTGGGGTGCCtttcagagagaggagggcagctGCAGGAAGACAGACGGGCAtcagagatctacacacacacacacacacacacacagacacactcacacacacacagacacagtcacacacatctctaaTATCTTTCATACACAAACGCCACCTGAAAAACACaacttacatgcacacatacacaattataCATCATTAATatcgctctcatacacacacacacgcctttggaaaacacacattaccacTCATACaattctaaaacacacacacacacacacacatctctatatTGTATCTCTCAGTCATCCCCAAGGCCCCTGTAATCATGTGTTGCAGTAGTGGTGGTGTGTTTTAAAGGCTGGTGTGGAGTTGGACAGAGAAGAGGGGTTTCCCTGAGGCGGGAGCAGGGGTAGGGCCTCACCTTTGGCACTGAAGATGGTGTGATCTGATAGGCCGGTTGCTGGAGCCTCTGCCATGCTGAAGAGCCAATCTATGAACTACAACAAGCACAGGAGTTCGTCACTAAATACCTCAGCTCCACAAGGATACACTTTTTTAATTACCTTCTACAAGTATACGCTTTTTATGACCTTTTACAAGTATACACTTTTTATGACCTTCTACAAGTATACGCTTTTTATGACCTTCTACAAGTATACGCTTTTTTATGACCTTCTACAAGTATATGCTTTTTATGACCTTCTACAAGTACCGGTGTACGCTTTGCTTCCTGCATTCTCTGTGCAGGGGTGTAATATCCTGCTGAGGGTAAATGTAAGAGCGTGTGTTTATATTCtgacactgcagtgtgtgtgtgtgtgttaccttctgAGACTGGGCCTTCCAGGGCTCTTTTCCCAGCAGCTGTGGCATGCAGTGTGGCAGTGCCATCTGACACAGCTGCAGTACATGCTCCTGGGCAGAGGGGGCGCCATAGAGTGCGTGGGGCAAACCTGCTTGTACCGCACTCTGCTTCCATGGAAACCACTGGGCCCTGACCCCCAGCAGCAGGGGCATGGAGAGGTCGGCCCACGACACCAGGGCTGCCGAGAACACTCCAAACAGGAAGTCTGTAGCCTGCAAGGGACCATGGGAAACTGAGTCTTCATAACTCAACCATTTTTAAGCTCTTCTACAAATTCACATGATACACTCTCTGTTCTTGTTGTCAACTTGAAGTGCACTCAGGATCAGTTTGACCAGAGAAGGTGAGGTTACGGAATTGTTAACTTCAACAgaactcaagcacacacacttcggCCCaggagcccaacacacacacacttctgcccaGAAGTCAGCCCTCAAGGCAATAAAAAGTCAAGGAAAACCAGGGGGAAGAGAACAACATCCAGGACAATCTgatgcacactcatctctctctctctcacacacacacacacacacaaactatctctctcccccccccccttttacacacacacacagtcacacagctcTCAGAGCTGCTTCTACATGTGAAACAGACCACAGCATTCCAGAAGGATGAGGAACGCCAtccctgagtgagtgtgtgtgtgtgtgtgtgtgtgttggtttgaaTGCAGTAAGGGTACATAACTGTGTGCATGTTGTTcgtgcagtgaatgtgtgtgtattgctctgcatgtatgtacacacacacacacacacacgcacacagtgcaTAAGAG from Clupea harengus chromosome 18, Ch_v2.0.2, whole genome shotgun sequence includes the following:
- the hacd4 gene encoding very-long-chain (3R)-3-hydroxyacyl-CoA dehydratase 4; its protein translation is MRCSIRLVYLLIYNLLQFSGSTWIFANMTARFLFFGRGAHPDMFYSVGVVMSLCQLLSMLEFFHIADSLEKARLLPRIIQVMERNLLLFVVFVSQEEFQSNPIVCVQFYLWNIAQLLRYPHTLLCLVSSTLSANTLWAHHTFSIPVYVLSVLTEGISIWQALPYFENGMYSIQLTAPVQVFIHFPYVLMAYLPLLAAAAMVTVWLLLKERKQQLDCWNKKLKRK